TACTGCACTGGGATTAAAAAAAGTGCAGTAATTTACAAATTTGTTACCCGCCGGgcaaaaaaaagacggaaattaGAAAAATACCCACAAAGAACACGCAACACTGTTACTATCCTGGATGAGTAAAAATTCTGGAACACCGACCAAAGTGCGACACAACGATGGTGCGAGCACGTGACCACGTCGGCACGTAATCCCATGGTCTCCACTTGTGTCACATGATCGCGAGGCGTAAAATGAGATGGTATACCCTCCCGTAGCAAAAAGACCTAGAGGGCGCCGACTATTCATTGTGACGTTTTCATATCTTGGCACATGAGTGCACCAGTAATCACTTTTGGAACACCAATAAAAGGCATGTACAACGCGTACAATTCCGCAAAGCCAACTGAAAGCCCCGACATATCCCTATGCCTCTAGgaaagaaaaggcaaaagttGCGACCATACTACACCAATGCATGGTCTCATTCCAATCTTCTcaaaatctctcaaaattcgttattcctttccccagaatcctcaatttttatttatgaccCGCTTGGGATAAGCCTGAATGAGTTTTTctttgtttggatctgcaccaaacatgcggcatcgcttctgaggcaacagcaacaaaaacatgGTCAGACAGGAATCAATTAATGGACATGTATACGCTGCAGGTAGAATGCTGGAAAAATAAAAGCGCCGTGGTGGTGCTTTTCCCACCGTAGCGAGGTGCCGTGCCACATGCTTGGTACTCCGCTGCATATTTCCCGGTCCTGTCGAGTACAGCGTACTGTATATATGCGTCTCTTGCGCAGATATACGTACTTGATTTATGGGTGCCGTACAAGATAGGACGTGGTTAACTCGCCCGATAGGGTTAACTCGTGGGAAGTAAAGCAGAGTGAAGTCCAGCTCCCGCGTTATGAACGCCAAGAGCTGTGCAAGTGTCAGCAACAACCCCGACCAAGCCTGCGCGTATCCAACTTGGGCTCGATAGAGCAAGGTGCTTGTTGCACCCACCGGTGGGAATCGGATACGCTTGCCACTAGGCTACAGGCGTGGCACTAGCTACAGGGTTTCTGAGAGCCTTTATGTTTAAGACATTTGCTGTAGCAGCCAGAACGAGGCTTTGGTCACACAACCACGGCATGCACTCCTTGAAATAGCGATTGTTGGCAACCAAGACTATTCCCATACCCCCACATAGGGTAACTCATGTCGATAtgaggaagacgaagttgttttgtATCAAAACGCTGCCTTCGAAACAGCATTTTAAATGTATTTGCGAAAATTACCAGGAATGCGCCGCTCCATTTTTGCCACGGTGACTGAAATGGAGGCCGCTGGACCTCCTTTACAACCTGGTGGGTAGGCAACTGCCTTCCAGAGAAAGCGCCTCTGCCACACGAGTGATTCTAGCAGCCAGGACACTCGGGTGTACTCTGTGCCAAGTTATGACTCCTCGACGGACGCCGGGTTTGTACCGGTGGTTAggaagaaggccaagcgcagactgcgcgCAGACAAGCCGAGTCGTCCTCATCAAACCCGTAAAAGGTCGTCACGGTGCGAAGTGGCCCGGCGCAAACAGTCTCGCTTGTGGTACAGGAACCATCAGAACTCATGAACGTTCAGAAAAGGCAAGTCATCACTATGTATCTGAAAGTCTCGTACCGGGAAGGGTCATAGACGTGAGAATAAAACCCTATAAAAACGTGATTGCCATTGATGCCAAGGAGTGGAACGCACTATAAATGTCGATCGCCTTCACCAAACTCGACAATATGAGCGCAGGCTCACTCCAAGGCAGCGGCATTACGTCTGGCGTATTTCCTACGGTTATATCGCCATCTGTGACACCGATTTACCCATGTTAATCAAATCGCTGAATGGCAGCCTTTCAATAATTCATGTCCAGTTCCTTGCCAGGTGtaaatgcatcaagctgaccttcgagGTTGAATGTATACCATTATACTTGAGGCTTCGGCATTTTCGACAAATCAGTTCGACCTATCGTCCCGAAGCAGCTACAGTTCAGGAGGTGCATCAGTATGGGTCACGTGAGCAGTGTCTGCAGCAATTCCATCGTATGGCCGAGATGCTCGAAGCCACAGAGCGCAGACATTTGTCGAGCGACTGCCTTGAAGCGTGCAAACTGCCGTGGCTTCCACGACTTTTCCTCGAATGACTGCCCCCGTCTTGAGACGTATAGAAACCGGGTTCCGTCAGCCTTTGGACTGACAAGTTTTCTTCAAGGAGGTAACCTGGCTTAAAGCATGAAGGTTTTATTAAACCCGCCTTGTTCACGATTTGAAAAAAATTTTGGCGGAAACGGGCGCGAAGTGTCGGCTCGTTGCGTCGCGCAAACATGAGTCTCTGCGCCCTCGAAATGCTTTAACGGTTCCTCTTTCTTACACCGCCGACCAGGCGCCTGGTCGAAGCAAGGTGCGGCTGCAAGGCAGGCGTTGCATGAAAATGCAAACATGCCAAATCAGACTAACCATAGAATGTATTTGTTGCATAGCCACGGCGTCTGCACGGACAATTACGAGGCACAGACAGCTCGAACATAGAAGACGTTTATTTGGGGCGTGTGATTGCTTTTATCCCCTGAAGTGGAAAGGGAAGTGGGAGCGGAAAAAAGGCATGGAAGTGTTCGGCGCACGCGCAGCACTCTAGCATGACGAAGACAACACTATACCCTCTCCTCAAAAATGGAACCGTTGCACTGGCTTCCGCTGCCTCGTTGACCGGCGCAGGACTTGCTGCGAAGCTTCGGCCGGACTCAAGGTAGGTGGGAGAAGAGAGGTGCGAGGTTGAATGTTGTTCTCCGCAATTTCCGCTGTGTCAGGAGAATCATCTGGGGCGACCGCTTCCAAGGGAGTGGTTGCATTGGCGGCCGTGCTGGGACCTGGCGTCTGGTTGGACCCTGGACCACGAGCAGTCGTATCGGTGACCGGAAACCTTGGTGATGAATCCGAGCGGCGGCGCACCTGATTGACGTGCCGCTTGACGATGGCAGTGGGAGTCTCTACGCTTGCCATCCGTGCTCCTGTCGCCGATTTGACACGACCAGGGATCCACTTCTCTCCCTTTCCGTGATTGCGGACGTACACGCTGCTGTCTGGCGGCAGTGTCCAGTCGTGGCGCCCCTCAGTTGGACCTGCAACATTCACAGGGAAGCAGGTGTCTAGACGCGATCTTATTTGATACCAGAGGAGCATCTCTGAAGGTGATTTGCCAGTCTTTACAGGTGCTCGTCTATAACTGAACAGCAGCCGTACCAATTTCTCGTCAAGATCACCGCCCTTTATTTTCTGAATGCCCTCCTTTATCGTTCTCTCCGCCCTTTCAGCAGCTCAGTTTGACTGTGTGTGAAAAGGTGCCGTGCACAGATGCGTAATGTTTTTTGCTGTAAATGTGAAAAATTCCTTACTCTTGAACTGTGTGCCGTTGTCAGATACTGTATACGTGACACACCAAAAGGGGCAAACATGCTCCCCAGAGCCCTTATTGTGCTTTCTACGTTTGCATGCTTTCATAACCGATGATCCTTGGTGGGTTTCGTGAAGAAGTTGCAGGAAGCGCTCTCTGGCGTCACTGGGTATGACGACGCGATTTCCCCAGTATACGAGGTCGTGGGCCAAGGACATTTCTAGTCTACGCTCATATTAAAGTGCTAAATCAGGCTTTATGTCTGCCTTGCTTGGTGGCCAACCGCGCAACACGCAATGTTGAACCTTACGCAATGTCGAGTCGACATTCGTTAGATTCTTCAGTTTACGCGTTGAGACCACACCTGCATCTAAGCTTTCGAGTGGGAGGACGTACTCCGGGGGCTCACCTTCCCCTCCGTCTCTGGTGGTCTGCAGTGGCAGTCTGCTGAGAGCATCCGCGTTGAGTAGTTGTGTCCCAGGAATATACTGAAGCTTGTAATTGTAGGCTCCGAGGTACAGTGACCAGCGTTGATTTCGCGCAGCCGCCATAGTCGGTGTCTGGCGGTCAGGTCTCAGCAGGCTGACGAGTGGTTGATGATCCGTGACCAACGTAAATTCACGACCTAGAAGACAGTCACGGAATTTTGTTACACCGAAAATCAGCGCCAACGCATCACGTTCTACCAGGGAGTAGGTCCGCTCTGCTTGGGTCAGTGTTCTTGAGCGAAAACCAATATGTCTATGTGCGTTGTTGCTAGAATAAAATAGAACTGCTCCGACCCCGAGCGACGACGCATCACCCTCTAGCTTGAGTTCCTTTGTACGGTCGAAATGTACAAGCACTGGAGCATTTTTCAGACGTTCTTTCGCTGCAtcaaacttttttattttattttacttatttgaacctcaagggtccctgacgggacgttacatgaggagtgggcgcaagaacagcggttaacaatgaatgttacatgggaatcatgacgatggcatggcttcctcgatggcagcCTTTTGCGGTGATTTCTATTGCCACCGCGCGTTTTTTCCCCCAATAGTTGATGCAGCGGTGCTAGGTACGTTGACGTGTTTGGCAGAAATTTCGTGTAGAACGTCAACATTCCGATAAACGACCGCAGTTCGGTCACGTTCCGTGTAAAGGTGTGCGCATAATAGCTTCCACGTTGGTTTCGATTGGATGGAGGCCCTCGACGTCAATGCGATGTCCGAGGTATATAACAGCTGGTTGTCGAAATTTGCATTTCTCATACCGCAACTTCACTCCATGATCCCGAAAACGCTCTAAGACGACTTTCAATCGCTCTCTGTTATCGCCTTTCTTCTCGGATATGATTACATCATTAATGTAGGCTTGCATGCCGGGTAAACCACTGATAATCGTGTCgatttttctctgcaaaaacgaCGGTGCAGACGATATTCCGAACGGAAGTCGATTATAGCAAAATAAGCCTTTGTGGGTATTGATGACGCAAACTTTGCGTGCGGCTTCGTCTAGAGGTACCTGACTAAGCGTCTCGCAAGTCGAGGGTGCTGAAACATTCACCGCCACTTAAAACTGCGAACATATCCTCGATTACAGGAATGGGATATTGTTCGGTGTCGCAAAAAGGGTTCAATGCAGCTTTAAAATCACCACAAATCCGTACCGATTCATCTTTCTTTAGCACCGGCACTATGGCGTTGCCCAATACGAATGGATAACTGGCGATAAGACGCCAAGGGAAACGCCAAGGGAATTATTCTCACTAACGAATGTGATGAAATAATCGCAGATGCTGACAGTGCTGCCGTATTCAATCGCGCATttgcatctgtattcactaagGATACCGGCATACTTTCTGCGTCTACCCTTCCCAGAAACATAACGAATAACATGCCGGCCATAACCTTCTCTGTTGGTGGTATTGTTTCCCAAATTGAAAATATTAAACTCTCATCATCGGCCGGCATCGACGAAATCAACTCGAAAGTGTTAAAGAATATCAAACATACCTCTGCAAAATTTTTGTGCCTCATATTTTTGCAGTCATTGTCTACAGGTATTTTGCctcacgactggaaggtgggaaaggtcgttcccgtctacaaatcaggtaataaaaattcccctttgaattatcgtcccatctcactaaccagcgtgccgtgcaagatcatggaacatgtcatatactcacaaatcatgaacttcttagatactagcaacttctttcatcattcacaacatggatttaggaaaggattttcatgtgaaacacagttggcactttttctacatgacctgcatgcaaaccttgactgtaacatccagactgacgctgtatttttagattatgctaaagcattcgataaagtatcCCACCGACTCTTGCTGCTAAAACTTTCCCTCCTAAATTTACACCCTCATGTCTTAAGATGGTTAGAACAGTTTCTTACTAATCGTACTCAATCTGTGCTCATAAACAGCCAGTCGTCTAGCCCCCTACCCGTAACctcaggcgttccacaaggatccgtcctgggtccccttcttttcttaatatacattaacgatttacccttgcatgtatcttcctcaatccgcttgtttgctgacgactgtgtcatttatcgtacagtaactaacatcccagaccaacacgctcttcagactgaccttaacagtgtacaagaatggtgcgatcagtggttaatgactcttaaccctaacaaatgcaagctcatgtcattcacccgaagtcctagaccttttcgttctacttacacaatagacaacctaccaatagaatctgtgctaacatttaagtacctaggcatcacactatcaactaacctatcctggaatgcgcacattgtcaacatcatttcatcggccaacaaaaaactaggtttcctcaaacgccacatccgtgatgcaccaaaagacttgaaatcactagcatatacgtcactgataaggcctaaacttgaatatgcatcagccatctgggatccccatcaaaactacctgaaggctaacctcgaaagagttcaaaatcgcgctgttagattcattcattccgcatactcatacgacatcagtgtatcgtctttgaaagctgaaattaacttgtcgcttctttcccatcgccggcgcattgctagcctctgcctttttcacaaattcttcaacggttcattgcacgaagcaccctacatcgtacgccgcatgcacatatctcagcgcactggtcatccgctccaagttgtccgtccacgctcccgtactactacattctcggcctcgttttttgcccgagcagcatctgactggaacggccttccccaccaagtcgccgccattacctgtccatcaagattccaccaggagataacgcagatgatgttagactagaacctcatgttatatccgtagccccaccccttatgtaatacccctgaattggggtctttaaggaaataaactgaactgaactgaactgaactgagtcGGTCTAGCACCAAAGCTACCTTCGCGTAGGGTATAAGGAAGAGTTCTCGCCTTACAAAACTTTGGTATTGGTCCATACTGGGGTCATTTGGGAGATAACGGGGGCTGTTTGCTTTACACCTTACCGTGCATGTAAATATTACTCGAGGAAACGAAGAAAAGGGCGACACTTATACATAACTATGATAAGCACTTCGCAGATTTAAGTTAATTTTTATACACTTATGGGCCCAGCAAACAACGCAAAACCGCCTATCACTACTGCATACATGGCCACGGCAGCAACTCACACTGGTGAGAGTAATAGTTTTGTCTCGTGGTCAAAATTGTGAACAGAAGGAACAGTGTACTCACTAAATGTGAAGATTGCCAACCCTAAGAGGAGAAAAATCACCGCCGGCACCACGAACATAGCGAACAGGAAGAACCTCATCAAGCTCTCGTCTTCGAAGAGGTCCATGACAGCCAACCATCCTGCAAGACAGCACGACTGCTCTTCTATAGCATTGCTGGCTTTGATCCGCATGTGGGTGTGTCCGTAAATAATAAGGCCGATCAAGTAGACCGCAAGAAAGGCACTGCCGGGGTAACTGAGCTGTCACGTCAAGCATCATTCTTCAGGCACGACTGCACAGGAAGACACTTCTCTCGCGTTACTTTCAAACGGCTGACATATTTTTGGAGCTGCAAGTTGCgaacatgttgttgttgttgcctcgcatacgatggcacatacccacggtgggggattggccagggtttggtgcagatccaaacaggaaaaatctCACCTAGGTTTAAGAGCGAACTAACAGGTTTTTCTGGCGCAAGCAattggtcttctttgtcttctcaTTCGGCTTTTAGCAGCCCGCTCTTGccatcatttggcgccaccacatttgggttcagccacagatctgtttgtaccgctgttctaaatttcctgattgaATCTcgccgactgccttgctaagtgttccaaaattatctcttctatcaattattacattttgacttaatcattattatttaatcccactctttattattattcttacaattttgaaatcaaaactctcatcccttttctgttcatgaggaagaattcaccggtgttgcgctcccacgtgcttttcctttttattatctgcgttcaggtgaacagccacccgattttcggccgatccccctgtgtgggcatgtgccatcttttgataggctaacaacaacaacaacaaatgttGCGAAAATAGCAAACGatcaaaccagaaaaaaaaactcacagggcgactacgactgtgtaacgcggtGTTCaacgatagctgtttaggcgtttagttttggggatattttgaggtagaaaGATACAGTCACCTCATATCCcactggtgcagtggtcaaggaatgcactggcaggcggctgttccaaacagagccacccgcagGCTTATGCGACCCGGGTTGACCGTGACATTAACGAAACCACCGGTGACGCCGATGGCGACGACGCTGACGGCGACAGTGacaagaaagccagggacggCCGCCAGACAGCAGTCGCTGTAAAATGATTATTCAAGGCATACAGAAATAACAAGTTGAATATGAAGTTAAGCATATCGCTTGAATTTAACCAATGAAAATCGACTCACAGCTAACCGTAAGGGGGTGGGGACACGAACAGGATGAGAGTAGAAGCAACTGAACATGTTTATCATGTTGCGAGCTCTTACCGCTtaacaatcaatcaatcgatcaatcaatcttttatttcttcctcagaaaaagattaacggaggacgaggagagctcgaagaaaaagtggaagttttcATTTGACGAGTTTCGAGCCCTTTATTTATATACAGTGAAAGATTTAGAAATGTATATCTTTTACATTAGAAAGTGTAACAGTCAGTAcgtataatatgcaatacaaaataaTATACACTCATTCTcgagccacaaataaaggtcaATATATACCAGGCAGCCATGGTAGCACACCAATTTTACAATGGAAAAAGAATTTccaaaatacatgaaaaaatttcatacacgctcactctcgcgttacaaaggacttaagcatattgttgttaatggtgcttatgttgattccttgacaatgaaggtggtttagtaGGGTCGTTAGGGCATGACAGAGCATTTTGTCAGATTGTTTTAAAcgtgagtaaggaattttccaaGTTAAATTGgtgcgtgtattgtagtgtcatgtttgaggggtcaagttagCAAGTGTGCGAAGAATTTCATgcgagtcatgcttatatcgctttgcaaggtagaatgagtacaAAACCGATGCATGGAATGAAATTGAAGTCACTCTAATGACTGACTTGGACATTCTTTTTCATTCACAGGTATGGACATGCAGGTTTGCTTCAGCCGTTGCTCTTACTTGATTATGAATCTTGAAGAAAACTCAAGGCATATTTCTCCTGCAGGCATAATTGTGTTTCATTGTTCTAAATACTCGCAGGAGTCTTGAGGCTGTTTTAACATGGCCTAAAACTAAGTGTTGGTAGCAGTCCAAGTCAAAGGTTTAGGTAGTCGGTGACACGGTGTGGTTATCAGCTGTCGGTAATGTGCAGTAAAATGCAGTTTCTCAGTGCAATACACATAAAAACATCTAGCccatacagaagaaaaaaatcgcGGGCTGCTTTCAAATAGCAAGCCACGTCATCTGCACCAACAGAAAAATCGGAAAATCTTGCGAGCTTATGCCTTCGACAAATACGTCGTAACGAAACTGGCAAACCAGACATGTCGCACATAAGTTTATTCTTGCTCTCCATTGAACAAAAAAAACGCTTAATTAGTTCGGTGTTGATTAGTGGCAGAAAAATAACTAAATCCGGAAATCTTGTAGCCAGTCGTGGTCCCATTGGAACAATACAAACATTCTTTGGTCCTTTAATAAAACAAACGTGAGTACATGCGTGAAATAGATTCCTGAACACGCACCACTATAAAAACACGAAAAAACCTTGTCCTTTTTTGTACACGACCATCATGCCATTATCTAGAGACCCCTTAAAGAGAGTTAATAACTTACTCTTGACCAAAACAATGTATACAAGCGGAATCTCTCGGGAATAAATATTTTGTGAGCCCAGTATAGAGCTATTTTGACATGTTTCACACTCTGGCACATTTTTCTGCGGGCCGCAAAAACATTTGTCCGCTGCTCTTTgctgtttataataataattggtttttcagtggggaaaggaaatggtgcagtatatgtctcatatatcgttggacacctgaaccgcgccgcatttgaagggggaaaggagggagtgaaagaaga
This portion of the Amblyomma americanum isolate KBUSLIRL-KWMA chromosome 10, ASM5285725v1, whole genome shotgun sequence genome encodes:
- the LOC144107710 gene encoding uncharacterized protein LOC144107710; its protein translation is MDLFEDESLMRFFLFAMFVVPAVIFLLLGLAIFTFSREFTLVTDHQPLVSLLRPDRQTPTMAAARNQRWSLYLGAYNYKLQYIPGTQLLNADALSRLPLQTTRDGGEGPTEGRHDWTLPPDSSVYVRNHGKGEKWIPGRVKSATGARMASVETPTAIVKRHVNQVRRRSDSSPRFPVTDTTARGPGSNQTPGPSTAANATTPLEAVAPDDSPDTAEIAENNIQPRTSLLPPTLSPAEASQQVLRRSTRQRKPVQRFHF